Within the Hermetia illucens chromosome 6, iHerIll2.2.curated.20191125, whole genome shotgun sequence genome, the region caactactggcctatgctgacgatatcgacatcatgggaagaaccacccgagacgtgcaaactgccttcatccagatcgagcaggcggcgcgagatcttgggctgcacatcaatgaaggcaagacaaaatatatggtggcaacgtcagtaccgaagacgaatcaaccaacaacatcaaaccgcactggttaaacacaaacacgaagaagaataaggataggagaatacaacaagagaccgttgacaatttctcctatctagggtcgaaaatcacaaccgataacaactacgatgatgaaatccgcgcacggttgttgtcagccaacagagcctatttcagcttacaaagactgttccactcgaaacgtctcaccatagggtcaaagctcttactgtacaagactatgatcttgccagtcctcatgtattcctcggaaactggggttcttagcaagaaaaattgcaaactcttggccacgttcgagagaagaatcctccgaagaatttttggccccctacatgaggatggacgattccgtagcctgcacaatgacgaaatctatgagcgataccatgaccgtccggttgtggataaaatccggctcaataggttacggtgggcgggtcacttaatccgtatggatgaagatgatcccacccggaaagtctataagggcaatatctatggtaggaaaagaagacgaggcagaccctgcctaagatggagcgatggcgtgggccaggacgccagacagcttttagggatatcgaattggtggacctcggcgcaaaaccgggatgtctggagttccttattaaggcaggcctagaccggataccggttgttgcgccgttgatgatgatgatctaaccTGAATTCGTGCAGATACTTCCTCTAACCATCATACCTTGACAGGAATTGGGTCacgtggtagttaatctcgccgtgtcgtcgctgaatcCATCCTTCAGTACGGGGAATCAATGTGTGGGTCTAGCGACCCCTCTACGAGTCAACCCGTCGTTGTTGCTACTTTTCCATCGACTCTCCCTGCCGCCTTTCTGTATTATGTATTCTTTTCAGGTGGATCAGAAAGCgtgcctcacttgccagaatgtccaccGGGATAATTTCTGCAATAACATATACTGCCTCGCCtgagattgttctgaaggcactgcacacccttagcgccgcTAAGCGCTAAGTCATGTGTACTCTCTCTGATTGCTCTCACATGCTAGTGCTCCTCCAAAATTGGTGCTGCGTATAATAGTATAGAACAAGCCACTCTGGCCACAAGTAATTTGcaactgtatcttgggcctccaatgttaggcatcatgcGCGCTAATGACGCAAATTTTGTAGCGAGCAGGTGcccagaaaaaaaagaaagagaatTTTATTCACGTTTCGCAATTACTACCCCTTGTGAAATTAAAATCGGAAAGAGTTTCTGCTTACCTTAAAGGAGGACAACTGCAATGGGGCGAGTGTTATGTTTACACGTTTTATATATTTCAATTATGCTGATGCGACATACCTGTATACAATTGCGTTTTTGTATTTGTCTTGACTTTGAACAGCTGTCCAATTTCAGGTTTGCAAgtgaattttgtttgttttccggATTCCAAATATGACGAGGTCTAATTTACTCAAGTTGGAATTTATTTGGCTAAGTATTTTAGTTACATTGTCATTTGATTACGTTTACATAACTCGTTAgcatacacttcaacgtcttcaggttgtttcacgAAGACGACCACGGCTAGATCTCTGCGAAACCAACCGACCccctttggcacgggaaaggCAACGACACCATTGTAGATCAAGTTCCACAGGAAGGACTCAACACTGAGCCTTGTGGTACTCCTGCTGTGACCGTACCAAAGTACCCTTTCCGGGAGGTAACTTTCGAttagcttagtcaaataactaggaacATCCGTTTTACCAATGAGCTTTTCATCCACTCCCAGCTGGCTGAATTGAACGAATTTTCGACTTCCAACGTCACCATAGCACAatatttattagacgacatggCATCTCGAGTCAGTTTCAAAACCAGGTCTACCATGTCAATCGTTGGGTGTGCTTATCAAAATCCAAATTGGCGCTCTGATAGGCCATCCTTATAATCTATGATAGAAGCAGTCTATTCTAGACGGCTCTTTAGAACATTTGGCCTACCGTGTCGGCAAGGCAAATTAgacggtatgatgatggatatCCCGGTTGCTTATTGGGTTTCCGGGACAAAAcaagtttttgcctcttccaacgAGCGGGAAAAATACCCTTCAAATACCCCAACAAACCAGtggggtctggtcttaacagcgaacTTAAGGGCTCTATTAGGAACAGCATCCAAACCAGAGCTTAGTTATCACCGATTTTCCAGCAAATCTTTGCAAGTTTCTTCTTGTTACCACAGTTACAGTGTAAACGTCCAATACTTATCTATGTTTTTCCGATCCCCTTTATCCGGAGCGAAGAGCACCATGAAGACATTGAGCCCCttcatcttcataatcacccTGAACGCTGTTTTCCAGGGATTTTGGTCTGCCACTGCGCAAAGTTgattgaagcattctcgcttgctggtccgtattgCCTGCTTGAGCCTGCCTCGAAAGTTCgcatatacttgccgtttctcgtcgaagtccggtcttcctctagatcgttggcagatccttctagctcgaaaacatgcagccGCAACTccacgatctcttcattccaccaatagtttgaccccCTTTTcgcggcatagcagcgtcgctaAAGCGTTTTATCATTTGCTTTACCTTTTCTAAAGTTGCAAAACCCGAATTGTGGCCTTCTAATAGCATCTccatgaatgcatcctctttaaactTTTCCACGGACCAGCTCCGTAAGAAAACACATCGCCACATGGCCCGAATTCGATCTGGGGGAAAATTGCTTAGTGGCCACTATGAGTATACCATTCACTCGCTAACAAACCAGACCATCCTACTCGGTAATGTGGTGAAAAGTGAATACATTTCCGTGTTTTCTTCAAGcatagctccgcgaaagcctcaagCAAGATTCGGTCGCTGGGGTGTTCGTAGATTTATTGCTCCAATCCACAGCCCACGCGTTGTAATCActcgctatgatcttggggtttcgactttttGCATCCGAGAacagcatacctagcatttccTCCTTCTACTATCCCCGCGTTTGGTGGAGCACAGTAACTATATTTATatagatgccagctatttttgccctgacaaaTCCaccttctggaaactccatcacttctcgaatggcttgatttccacactcctatattgccgccttgctaGTTACATCTGTAGCCCAGACAACACTCTTATTGTTGCCATAATTCCCTTGTAGTAGATGATCTGTGAGggtagatcttgcgccgcctcgcagtggctGAGGTTGATTTGCATCGACCTCACTTCTCTCCTGTGTCCGAGGCGCTCCAAAACACTGggtatctgctgctgcctgcaacgtgtcgatagtcgacgccctttttcgcCTTGCAAAACCTACATTCAGGGTCAGCCATGCACttcctgaacatatgaccttttccccattttttcttcacttttttaCCTGTCACCGCCGGAAAGTGGCCAAATTCCAGGCGTCTAAAACAgcgctccctgagtcggcaaatcgcccaacctatttttactttaccagccgccacTAGTTTGAatgctgcttcagctggtaagctaaTAGTTGtgatttgcgtgcctccgtatgccttcttcAGCCCTCTGGATGCGGAACCTTGCAAAAGGGTGGCCCGAACTGTTTTTCTAGGTCTTCGTGAAAATCCTCCTTGGTTGTTAATGTCTTTCCATTGTATCATAATCTCTGGTTTTCTGACCCGAAATTGTCCCCTTTCCCCTAAGGACTTCTTAACTTAGCCGAGGCAATTTTCAGCAGTTTTGTTTGAAGACGTCTTTAGCTCCAGCAtcgaatctcctttttgggagtgTTTGATTTGGCTAACGCGAcatcacttgtgttgcctgagtGGCTTGCTTTCTTGGAAGAATTTTTTCGTAATTGGCACTGTTCGTGTACTATGAATGGCTCTGacaatgtttttgatggcctggtgcacaatGTATTTGTTACGAATTTGGATAACCTTTTAACTAGAGACTATTATGTAGCTTCCttctagatttcatttaaagtAATTCTAGCTTAGTTAGCTTttatgctatagaggggaaagtcaggaaaaacccctcttaaattgaTGGCTGTCGCCTTTCGACGATTCCCGACCTATGTCGGGAGCAGCTTCTGGGTTGCCTTCGAATCTCGACTGAACTTCTCTCTCGCTATCCCCAATGGGGTGCATACTTTTGGAGTCAGGATCTGGCTATTGGGGGGACAGTGACCGGTCGTCTACTTGGCGTTTTCACATAGGTCATCATGCAAATTGTTCCTGTGCTTCAGCTTCCGAACATTTAACCTCCCTTTTTTTCAATTAACTTTTGCACTTTCGACTTTATTGAGAGAGGACTGTTCAAATACGTTGCATTCACTCGGAAGTCTGACAGGAATCTACTAAACCTCATCACCGCGGTAAGGTAATTATAGAGACAAACCTAGCTAGAGGGTGCCAAATTCCTTGGCATAAATTCCAGCCCGAGTAGTTTAAGGATGATAATTGCACTGCCTTCTATATGGATTAAATATGTacgatatattttttctttggatATATTGcaatgataataaaaaaaatgcaaaaaagtaAAATAGTTCGATGCTTCTATTATACTTTGATTAATTTGGTTGAGATGTTACCACGTCAATCCTGTCATTTGGTTGTACGCCATTGCTACTTTGAAAGCTATAAACCGGATACCTTGGCAGGAAATTAACGTTTTGTATGTATTTATCTTCTTCCCTGTTTGTGACGTAATTTGGTCCTAACTTGATAGCTTCTTCGTAGGCTGGCGGATCTAGAAATTAAAACAACAAtcgattaataaaaattatacattattaaataaatttgacaTGATCGCAAGAGAACAAAATTGCTAATTAGTCTTTGCATTAGTTCCTCCCACTATTGTTTGATTTGCCAATttaatttctgcaaaatttggcGAAGTGCACATCTTTGCGTTGTAGTTTAGATATATTAGATATCTTACCTCCTGATGCAACCGCTGCTTGAGAAAATGACGTCCCACTTTCTTCCCTTTGATTGTAACCGGTGAAGTAGGGAATAGTGCCAATAGTTACTGGCAACTTCACAGTTAGATTAGTATGTAGTCCACGTGTTTTAAACTGAATTTCAACGCAGTAGGATACCTCGATAATATTGCATGAATTTAGGCTTGACGGTGGAATCGCAGGAATACATAAATTGCAGTTATGATCCGTTTCCCCACGTTTTTCTAAAGGACCAAATAAATTGATTGTCACTAGCCTCGCTTCTGATGTACTGTGCTGATATGGTGTGTAACTACGATAGTCAACGGTTTGAACAAGGCAAGCGTTTGTTTCGTAAGAAGTAACTCTCGAGAGATTTTTTATGAATATCGAGACTGGTATACTTTGTCCTGGAACAAATCCACCACATGGAATGCTTCCTTTTATGGATACCTCACCACCATTGCCGCAACAGCATATTCTGGAGAACTCCTTTCTGTCTTGCCGCTCGACAGGAAGctgaaaataaaagataaatcgTAACTTGTTTAGAATAATCCTGGCTCAAAAATGTTTCTATTCATAGTTATATATATGACAGCTTTCTAGGATGAACCTGTGGTTCCTCTTCATACCAGGTTTATTGCCAATAAGTTCAAATCCAACGGCCTGATAATTGTGAAGGGATGCTTGAAAACGTTATCGAACTTCCAAGGCCGATCAATAGTGCAGACGACTTCGTACCGTATCATTCCGTATTGGCCGTTGAAAGAGGATGGCAGGTCAGGCGGTAAGGTAATTTGATAATTGTACTCATATTTGCCTGGGGCCAGGTCGAAACTATTTCCATCAGAACTGCGTAGTACGTCAACGCGAGAGTCAAAGTAGTTGTCATGAGCATGATATCCTTCAGATCTATCATGTAATGAATTTCTGTTTGCATTCTCGGTCCAATGAACGTCTGCGTACCCTCGCACGGTTATGTATATGCCTGAAATAAGAGTTAATTTAACAGAGTCACACAGTTTTTCAACGCATTGGTCTAATCTTCTCTTTTTATCTACTTAAAGAACTTCTTTCCACTTATATGTACTATTCTATCTTTTACGGTATCTGTAATGGTTCAAATTTCGTGAGGATAAATTTGGTAGACCTACCGTCTCCTTTGAATCTCCTATAAATCTATCAGTCGTCCAAGATGAATTTACTTCTGACTTACCTCAGAATATAGTAACAACAATCTGAATTGCGAATACGGAACATTCGTAAAGCACaaattatgtatgtatgtcactCAAAGAAATACTATAATGATTCATACGAACCTCTTATTGCTTTTATTCGCTCAGTTGTAAGGCTGACTTTTCCAGACAATACTTGGCCCCCATAATAAACCCCTGCCGGACTTTCGTTAAAAGTTATAAAGCACAAGGTAGGCATGTCCTTTTTTATGCAAATACACTAGAAGCGCAATATTCGAACCTGTTTCTCCGTAGATTATCAAATTTACTAAAGCACTACACTATGCACTGCAATCTATCGCTTATGCCCAAATATCAGCACACATAAGTACTTGCTTGAATTTTATcaatattttagaagagttgaTTAGATTAGAATTGGGGAAGCCGCTTTCATGGTTATATTATTACGAGTATGTTTGCACGTATAGGCATCatataatttttgaataaaaactaAAGTGCATGCGGGAACTTTctgttgatatatatatatgctcatCCGTGACCGAGTTTTGAAGAGCATGATATGAGTTACCAAGCTTTCTGGGTGCCAAGTTTCCACTATGCTTCGATCTTGCAGAAAATTAGCCTCTACTGCGTACCAGCATCGTAACAACGGCCAATTTTGCCCCTTTTATACCTCTGTATACTATTCAATTCCATCCATGGTATCAAACATATACGCCAATGCAGTGGGTGTCTGCGAGTATAGTGAAGAAAACTGTTAGATCCTGGTTACTTAGGCCGCTCTAGTTTACTGTAGTCGACGCCCTgatctaatggaatatcccagattcgtttatgtattgcaGGCTGTGATACTACCCTCCGAAACTGAAGTAAATCAGCACCAAAGTCTGACATCTGATACACCCATAGGAGTGGCACGCACATATAAACTTTGCAgaatgttctgttctgttctgacaGGCTGTGTTTAGCAGGTATTAAGTAGTGCCCCCTGTTTTTATAGAAAGCGTCCCATTAGGAAATGCTGCAACTCATTTGATAATTGAAGTGTCATTATTGAGATCGAACCTATTTTCGGTAAGGCATTGGAGGTTTCATTTAGCCCTGGGCCACAATAATCAGCTGCCCAGATTAGTACCACTGCGTTGGAACTAGATATATAGTTTAAGCGAGTTTTACTTTCCCGAATGATTTTTAATGTGACCAAGGAattactcaatgccctcaaaatGGTTTGGCTTCAGATTGTGACGCGCAAGTCCATAAATCGCCTGTCAATTACCCCACTTGTCTCTCTCAGGATTCTATATCCTGAAATACGGTTGTCTACTGTTTCTAGTAGACCGCCGACTTCCCGTTTCTATTTGACAGATAGATGCATACTTTGGAGcctttttcagtttttggcGTATCGGTGGTGAAAATATCATTATATCTCGCCATGTATTCTTCTAGCCCCCCTGAATATATGATTTCTAATTACCCCTTTTGGGGTACAGCACACCTCCGCGCCATCGTTCGTTGAAATGCCCTGCAACTACCCGCAGCAATCCCGACACACCGTCGCTCTTCCTCCACTTTTCGGCGCCAAGTTCCCTTGGGACGACCCCCACGTCGGTGATCTTGGCAGAAGAGTTTCCACTGCATGGCCTACCCAGCAGTGCAAtcatcgcccctccttaatgtgcaaTGTGTTAATGTAATCCGGGTGACTGGTTTGTGCATCGTATAAATTCTCCGTTTGAAATATTATCACGCCAGCATGCTTCGATGATACGCCGTACactggtgttgacgaaggcttggaactaCTCCCGTATAATATCGTATATAGTAATATCGAAAGAATACTAGCAAAGAAAAGTCTCAATTTGATATTGGGGATGAAATAACTGCTATTACAAATTTGGACGAGGCACCGAGTGCAGATTTAGTGCTACTAAGAGTCGGCAAAAAACACACTTTCTAGTTATACAAACTGATCAACGTTTCCAATACTTTGTTCATTAACGCAGGTACGGAGAGTGCAGTGACTCGTCAGActaaaaaccttggttttgttggtgcttgCCATCAATTCAACTCTACTGGTTTTTCTTTCAAATCCAGCGCCATTTGGGCAAGATCCATAACTTGGTgggagagcaaatagatgtcatcagcgtaatagagatgtttgaagaaagatgtcgtAGTCCTCCACAACCTTCGAAcagggcagcatgaaaaacgatACCGATAGCTAGGAGAAATAATACCGACGGTggactccgttttggacctGAAATTTCTCTAAAATTTCAATGGGATGCAGCTCGTCACATTTTGCTCCACCATATAGTGCTCCGATAATAGATACCACTCTCTACGGAATGCCCTTGCGTAGAGTATGCTAGAAACGCTCCCTGTTCATACTATTGAAAGCCTcctcgaaatcgacgaagaacaaatgaagcgaagatctaaactgaaTAGGTGTTCCTTCCAACTCTTcaattgctcgtcatcgtgaatgCGGAGTCGACTGATAAGGTCATTCACGGGaacatcaaaagatttgcgatcaTATCCAAGCTTTTTCGTgttgcggtatacatttctgaaatcattacgcgGCAGCTTCCGCTTTTCTGactagcgcaataacaaatttccttttgtcgcGGCAGACACTACGTTGAACATTCCGTGATTTCGCATCgaatcggagttcgagcgcatcataCCCGACATCACTTGCAGCAGTGAATTGAGCCTTCGATGGCTTCGGGTCAACCAAATCTTATTACGCCCCTTGTGGACGTGGTCAACGCCAGCGTAGCACCcgggaaaagagcatttttgatagcgACCATATACTCCCCACTATGGAGCTGGATCATACAATTAATGAATGTTGAGTTTGTCAGGTCGCaattctccaaccctgcgataaGTGGTGGACGCCACACTCTAGCGAACGTGCGATCTTTTTTGATGGCTGATTTCAGTGCTATTCTTGTTATGTACATGCAGAAGACGACTCCTTATCCGACGGGTAATCGCAAAGCGGTCTGATTGCCTGTACGATATCTGTCAGTTGAaagccaactgaccttatggcaagctctgtgctcgaggaatgtgccaccaatgatgatgTGGTGTgaactgcagaaatccacaaacctctcaccattatcaTTAGGATTGTAGATCGTACTTTCTCATCACACGTCCGAGCAAAGCCccctttggcattcagatcacacaATTTGttagtagaaagcatccttctccaccatTTCGGGCCTCTCCTTTGGTGTATAGGACTGTGCAATTGCGATggtctttaacctggaccgaagtCTTCCACTCAAAGTCCTATCAGAACCCGCGCCCAGCTCAAGAGAGTGCATCTTGCGGTAGCCGCCAGAAGCAATCCGACATGGAATTCGCGTCTTCTAACGCTTTGCACTTTCTGTATTAGAAATTGcaaattatttcttttaatatataataaataaatattcaatatatgtatattacctAGTAAATTACTCATCGGGTCAACTATGAAGTTAGTTACTAGTCAATAAATAGCTGCCGAAAAACAGAACGTTTCCATTTCTATTCGTACTTtgcatttgttatttttttctcattGCGACCCAAGACCCACCAAGGCAGTACCCAAGTTGATCAAGTACCGCTAGAGTGGCTCTTTGTTGCCCTTAGATGTTTTTTTGATTATGCCATCAATCACCAGGGACGGAAAAAACTAGGCGCTGTACGGTTTGGACATACcagctcaacgaatttatcatcCGCGCGTGCTATTGTGTTACcaatttggaacggaatcccgCAAGGCACAGAAATCGACACTATAACGAGCATAACTATATCATGCTCCGTTGTTAGCCAGTACGGAATAGTTCCTACTAGATAATCAAAAAGACaaaatacaggaggagcaaatcaagtGTTTAGGGCGCCCGTACCGTAGAGACGAAATAGCTAACTGCCCGTGGCCTTTCCGGTTCATGTATTGGTCTGTCATTGTGCCGATGGTTTGGGGGGCATTGCATCACATATACAGCACTAACACCAGAATTATTAGGCGGATTTTTTTCGCATATTCACCGTAGAAATTGgaacatgcgcaatgatttcTTCCCACCATACGATTTCGAACACTGACTTGAGAGATGAACCTCCTGTGTTTAGCCTTCATGTAGGCAACAAATTTTTCGAGAAATTTCACTTCTCAGGTATCCGGTGGACGGAACAAGGAGCGGTTGAAGAACATCCTTTGTAAGGAAGTGTAGGAAGTGGGATGTTGACCCAATTTATATTTGGACGTTCATGGATTTCCacaactttcacc harbors:
- the LOC119659384 gene encoding arrestin domain-containing protein 2-like encodes the protein MPTLCFITFNESPAGVYYGGQVLSGKVSLTTERIKAIRGIYITVRGYADVHWTENANRNSLHDRSEGYHAHDNYFDSRVDVLRSSDGNSFDLAPGKYEYNYQITLPPDLPSSFNGQYGMIRYEVVCTIDRPWKFDNVFKHPFTIIRPLDLNLLAINLLPVERQDRKEFSRICCCGNGGEVSIKGSIPCGGFVPGQSIPVSIFIKNLSRVTSYETNACLVQTVDYRSYTPYQHSTSEARLVTINLFGPLEKRGETDHNCNLCIPAIPPSSLNSCNIIEVSYCVEIQFKTRGLHTNLTVKLPVTIGTIPYFTGYNQREESGTSFSQAAVASGDPPAYEEAIKLGPNYVTNREEDKYIQNVNFLPRYPVYSFQSSNGVQPNDRIDVVTSQPN